Within Sorghum bicolor cultivar BTx623 chromosome 2, Sorghum_bicolor_NCBIv3, whole genome shotgun sequence, the genomic segment TTGGTATTAATGTTAGTATGTTTGATGTGCTCCTGCTCTAAAGCTAATGCTACTTAACGTGTAGCATGCTAAATTTTTTTATTCTATGCCATCTGTAATTTTTTCAAACAATAAATTTCAGGCATTAGCGGAGCCAAAAGCATTTAGGAgcccacaaaatttttattgtgCAAAAATATTTAGATAGAAAATTACACGGATCTACTTTGATATAAAGATTTTCTTTTTGAACGTTAGCCACGAGCCCGGCCGGCCGCCCGGGTGGCCGGGCGGTGCCTCCATCAGTATATAGAGGACAAAGAGTGCTTTTTCCTTGGGCTAATCCTGCTGCATAGCATTAGAGGCAAAAAAAAGATGCTTTACTCAATACAGATCCCTGGTGAGGATTCTTGCTACGGGCGCTGCTCATTTGCAGTGGTTGTCAATAAATATCCATGCTGAGGGTTGATGCTACATGTGCTGGTGGTTTCTTCGGCGTCACGAAATTTAATTTCAATATATAAGTGCAGAACTATAGGTCAATTCTGGATTGATTTAGTTGATAATTCAGTCTTCGTGTTGATGCTATTCTATCTATGTTTTCCCAGCTTTCATATTCTTTGCTTTCCATCTTGGTGACTGTACTCAGCTCAGTGGTGATAGGGTGCTGCTAATACATGTAACAGATAGAGTTTGTAGCTACAATGCAGAGTTTTTATTACTATGTTTCTATTGCCAATCCTGTAGTCTATGTAATAGCACATACTACTACCAAGAACTTCACCTAGAATGGAATTGCTGCTTTTTTGGGTATTCTCTCCATATCTACATTTCCCGGGAACTTTCATGCTATTTCTCCTTTTTACATTATTACAATCCAGAGTTTACATTATTCTTTTGTTTGTTCCCAGCCTCCCAGGTATCAGAATAGACAACTATTTCTCCATTTCTATTTTTGCTTTTCATGTTCACAGGTGTCCACCATGGCTTCTGACTTCCCTCCAAGATTCCAGTATCATGCAAGGTGCAGTACCATCTGTGTTCATGCTGCAAGGAGATGTGAtggatcattattcattacctTTGTTTTAGAAATACCTGGTTTTCCACATATTTAGTTTGTATCACTGTTTGTAGTGCATATTTTTCTTTCTTATATTTGTCTGTACATTAAGTACCTTTCTCTATTCATGAATTTGCATGAAAGCTTTTTGCCTGCTAGCTTGTTACCTGTTGGTCTAAGACACTTTATAGAGGTATAGAAATAAAAAATAGTGTCATTTGCTGGTTTCTCCATGAAGGCTTGAGATTACAGCGAGGTACAGTTCATAGCACACCAGCTTTCCTTTTTGGGTTTTGTCCTCAGCTCATTGCTTACGTACATATCTTTTAAAAATCTTGATCTTTGGTTATTAAGATTTTGTCCCGGGAAAAAAAGCTGCTCTACAAAAAAGTGAAATCTTCATgatgaaaatataaatcatcagtGAAAAAAACATTCAAACACATAGTTTTATTGGTACTGTCTTTTTCGTAAATTATTATACCGAGATCCTACTATCCTTTTTCCCCTTTATTGACCATGAATGACAAGGACCTACTGTCCTTTTTCTGCCTTCACATGCTGCATATGTTCGGATTTAAGAGATCTCGTACCAAAAAACAGGGATATAGTTGCTGATATTTTTTCCCCATGAATGTCAATATTTTGACACAGGCTATTTTTAACCTGTTCCTAACGGGCCGTTGTGTTGCTCTCCATATTGTATTTCATCAACTCAAGATCATTATTGTGCTATCTGTGTTAGGCTTCAACAGTTAAAGAGGATCAATGAGTACCTTAGCTATCAGTGGTCAGGATTCATTGCTTTCAGCATTGCTTATTTAAGTCTATTATCCATGACCTCCATGTGTGCTTCTAATGTTACTTCGTCACTTTAACTGCCTTGCTTATCTAAGTAGTTGTGCATGTCTGCTTTACCTATTGTATTATCAGCATATTCCTTTTATTAGAATTAGAACTTATTGTTATTTCTATAGTTAAGGCTTCATTTACGGTCTCACCTCCTTTTCTTAACCGAAAAAAGATTCAAAGAAGTGCTTCCTGTCTCTTTTGCATGTTTGTATAGTCGGTAGTGTCATATATAACTGAAAATTATTATGTACATAATGCTATGTGCTTTTTTTGGTCAGACAGTACTGAAAAGATTCTTCGATGCTGATAGCTGTACATTCATGACTATGCATAGGGCAATGCCTGCAAGGATGAAACTGGTTACAGTTAAGAGCAACCATTGTATAGACATACATTCAATTGGTTGTGTTATTCATGCAAATGTTTGAATTCAGATGTTTGCATTTTTTTATGCATAAAAATTTGTACAAACATTTAGGTGGAGAGACATTTCTATGTGTTTTTCtctcctttttccttttatgaTCTTTTCTTGGATTTTGTTATCACTTCTCACCACATTTCCTTCCTATATATGCCTCGTGATCTTGTACATATGATATATGATGTTAGTTGTCCTTgtcattttattatttttctacAAAGAAGCGGCGATAACATGTCACatatttttcccttttattatttTTCAACTGTTTACAGGAACATGTTTCTACAATGGCATCTTCTCATCCTGTGTGGTGTATGCCCACATATATGTGTCAGTTCTACCAATGAGTGTTTAAATTAACTTGGAGAAGGTAGACAATGATGGAAGGTTCTGTGAGTCTTCAAAAATGTTTCTAAACATTTTTTGGCAGGTTCCTTAATTCTTCTTTATGTTTGTATGGGCAACCTACATGGTTTGAGATCATTTCAGATTACATCAGAGCTTCCATGAAAGCACTTTTGGTGTATGGTGCATGTGACGAAATTAACTGATAAGCTCAACTGAACTGCCCAAGGCTCTAATAAGTCAGGTACTATTATGCACTGTATTGTAAGTAGTAATTTTCAAGAAGTTTCACTTTAGTTATGGGCTGCAGGTTTTAGTAGTCCTTGCATCTCAGGTTGCAAATATGCTGCTCTTTTTTGGACACTTACATAATTCCTTTACCGTTTTGCAGGTGCACAGGTTCATGTGCTGCTCTATTGATTTTTATTGTTTTAATTCTAGCTATATAAGTCCACCCAACAGCATTGCCTAATTGCAGTCAAGCGCATATGGTAAGTGCAATTAACTAATACTTAAATGTAGATGAATTCTTTAGTTCAGACATAGCTATTTGCTTCATCCGACTTGGTGCTTGCTTTgactgtatttttttttgtggaACCCTATCAGGATTAGGGGAGGTGTGATTGCCTGTTTACTTTTTTTGGTACCTGATTTGTACAGCAACATTGGAAGCCTTGTTTTTTCTGAAAGGTTCCATGCATATAGGTTGTTCTAATTCAGCATGCCAGATTAGGGGAGGAGTGATTGCctgtttatttttttctacctgAACATTGGGCGCCTTGTCTCTTTAAACGGTTCCATGCGTACAGTTTGGTCTAATTCAACATGGCTAATTGATTAGTATTGTTTCTCAACTTTACCTAAAATAATGTCTGATAATGATAATCCTTCAAAGACTGCAGACAGGGTGGTTCAAAAAAGACTACAGACGCTTGGAgtttgaccagaaatatgacacACCATTGGTTGAAGTGGATGTTGTCTTCCATAATTCACAAGTCTATATCCAAGTCTAACAAAGGCTGCAATCCACTTACTAATGACCCTGTATAATATCTCTGTCCAACACTCTATAATGCTTTTGTATAGACACTATACTTCGCCATGTACCAAACTTTAGTTGTTTTCTGCACCTATATATTTGGGCTACATATCTGTGGTGCTAGCGGACTTAAACTCTAAATTGGATGTAATATTCCATATGTATAATTATCCTCATTATAGTGGACTTTGGCCTCTCAAAACTCTCACATTCGGCACCGCCGCaactattgtatgttccatactTATCCTCCGTAGGAACGCTATCACACCATGAACCAAACTAAAGTCTTATGCAGTCGCACGCATAGATTTGACATGTATTTTTACCAAACTAAGTGTTTTTTCATACAAAGATTTGACATGTATTTTTACAACACATGTTTACCCGCGTATTTTTACGACACGCGCGCGAGGGCGCGCGCAATCTACTAGTATTTGATTATTTGTTGCCTATTCACGCTGAAACAAAATGTCCTATAGAGTTTTGATTTTgcgaaaaaaaaatattattcattTGCTGAAAAgtcctgtttggtacagctcacaacagcttcatgagctgttgtgagctgtttttttttgccaaacacttattttcaaaacagcttcatgggtgaagctgttttttccctcctctcacaaagacataagttgggatGAAACTGAAAataagtagcttattgcaactCTCTCTcccaactatgcatgaagtagtttgtGAATCTATTTTGCCAAatactttttccaaaacagctcagcttcatctagaaagtcactcatgaagctattttctaaaaaaacagctttactagtgaagttgagctgtgccaaacaagcccgtAGTGCTAAAGCTATATAACGAGCCGAGCTGGAAATgacaaaaatttaaaaaaactgATGATTAAGATGAACCACAAAAATTTCATTGGTtaaagcatctccaagagtttgctatTTCTAGCTTGCCAAATTGTGATGTTTGGCAACTCTGTAAAATAAATATCAAGTGAAATattagagcatcttcaagaaTTTGCCAATTTAGACTTACCAAACCACAAAAAATGGGCCCAACAGTAACCGTCGGGAGGCTTTCCAACCCCTTCGTGATCTGCTCGCGGGCAGACTGCGTCGCGGCGTGGAGACAGGGTACTCACGGCGCCTCCTCCAGAGCAACAGGCCGTCGTACTCGCGGCGCCCCGGCGTCCCCCTCGAGCAACccgggcagcggcggcggccaccGGCGCGAGCGCAGCAGGCCACCACGCGCAGGCCACCGGCGCGAGCGCAGCAGACCACCACGCGCAGCACACCACTACCGCCGCTGCCAGCGAGGGgctgaagaagaaggcgctgAAGGCGCTGCCGAAGCTGGCGtacgcggccgcggcggcgcgcggcgcggcgcggcgccggCCGCGGAGGGCGAGGAGGAGGCGAAGGCGGAGGAGCTGCTGGTGGAGTGCGCCATCTGCCTGCGCGGAGTTCGGCGAGTGGGAGGAGGTCGCGCGTGATGCCGCAGTGCGGGCGACGTCCGCTTCACAGGGAACGCGCGAAGGAAAACAGAATGCCTCGCGCGTGATTTGGCGAAGGAATCCGCCGCGCGGAGAACTGCACGCGCGGAGGAAGGTTTTGGCAAGTGAAGGATTTTGACAAGTGCGAATAGCAAATTGTTGGAGAACGTTTTTTGCAACTTTTGCCAAATTTTGTAGTATACCAAGTGGAatagcaaactcttggagatgccctTAGACTTAAGTTATTAGAACTGAGTCATAAGTGTTTACGTTGGCATACCCTTGCTGATTTTCCATTCATTTGGTTATGGTTATTAGTAATATAGGAAGTTGAATCACAAGTATTAGTATTTGTGCATTTTGCTTGAGTTCTATAGTTCTCCCCTAGAGAAGCCACTGGATTCCTCCAGTAGAAGCAGGATCCACGTCACTCCAAAATGTCGTGGCCATCGGATCTTTGGTTCAACATCTTGAAGCGGATTCTCGTCCGCAGCCGCTTCTCCTGCCTGTGGTTAGTTTCTCTCACTTTTTCTCTATATCTATCGCTTCTCCTCCGAATCTAGACAATCAAATATAGCAGCTCTGGCTTTTGCTTCCTGATTCTTCTTCTCACTCTATCCTCTCTCTCTCAGTCTTCGCCCGAAACGGACAGCAGCGATGGTGACGGCCGCGAACAAGGCACGGCGGCGACgctcccttccactctcctccccctccctctctcctgGTATTGCAGCATGTCTGTCGAGCCCCGACGCCGCGTCTTCACCACGCAGTGCGCTCCTGGGCGACAGCGCAGCCAATCTGGTGCGCGACGACGCGTGTGTGCCCCGGCGGCGGCCGCCCCCCGCCACAGTGCGTAGCATGGCTGCCAGCGTGCCTGCCCCATGGCGATGGCCGCTCCCGCTGGTCTGCGTGAGCTCCATGAGACCCTAACTCTCTGTGCTTGACACCTGCGCTGCAACCGTAACCTACTCCCTCTTCTAGTCTGCATCGGAGCACAGACATGGGGAGCTGCCGGTGTCGTCGACTTGCTCCGACCCCTCCTGCTCCTACTCAACACCCTCTAGGTTTGGGATCCTTGCAGTGTGAAGAATATTTTTTTCCCTCATGTTGTGCAACTTACTTTGACATTGCAATCCTATTAAGATAATGTCGAATGGTTGTTGAAATAGAAGATTTATGAAACAATGGCTAATTCGCATATTCTTTAAAGGTATAAGCATCAATGGTGACAAAATTCCCCTTCTGAAAGTGGTACTCACGATGCGATAGTCACAGGATTTTATTTGCCAATTTGCTTTATTATAGAAGCTACATATTATTGAAACAAATTTATCACTGCTacaaaaacaattaattatttgtgTCCTGAACATATAGGTGTCCTAAATTACGTATATTACTGTATAGAAAGTTTATACAATTATCTGGTTACAGTCTGTTACCAAGCATTCATTGTGGTAATCAAACCACACATGTTTTGATT encodes:
- the LOC110432483 gene encoding uncharacterized protein LOC110432483 isoform X2, giving the protein MVTAANKARRRRSLPLSSPSLSPGIAACLSSPDAASSPRSALLGDSAANLVRDDACVPRRRPPPATVRSMAASVPAPWRWPLPLSASEHRHGELPVSSTCSDPSCSYSTPSRFGILAV
- the LOC110432483 gene encoding uncharacterized protein LOC110432483 isoform X1 gives rise to the protein MVTAANKARRRRSLPLSSPSLSPGIAACLSSPDAASSPRSALLGDSAANLVRDDACVPRRRPPPATVRSMAASVPAPWRWPLPLVCSASEHRHGELPVSSTCSDPSCSYSTPSRFGILAV